A window from Enterocloster bolteae encodes these proteins:
- a CDS encoding alcohol dehydrogenase: protein MKAAVYKENGIITLEHRPVPALADPQDAIIRVTLTTICSSDIHIKHGAVPRAVPGTILGHEFVGIVEQTGEAVKKFKQGDRVAVNVETFCGECYFCRRGYVNNCTHEHGGWALGCRIDGGQAEYVRVPFADNGLTKIPDEVTDEAALFTGDILSTGYWGASLAEIKPADTVAVIGAGPTGLCTLMCARLYGPGVVIAIDTSDERLELAKEQGLADVIINPLKQDVEQEIKKLTLGRGADAVLEVAGGRDTFRMAWRIARPNAVVCVVALYEEPQMIPLPDMYGKNLVFKTGGVDASSCEEIMKLIKAGKLDTSCLITHRTKLEHIMEAYDVFENKKDHVIKYAIEVS from the coding sequence ATGAAAGCCGCGGTCTACAAAGAAAATGGCATCATAACCCTGGAACACCGGCCGGTTCCTGCGCTGGCGGATCCGCAGGATGCCATCATAAGGGTAACCCTTACCACCATCTGTTCCAGTGATATCCATATAAAGCACGGAGCTGTCCCAAGGGCTGTGCCGGGAACCATACTGGGACATGAGTTTGTGGGCATAGTGGAGCAAACCGGGGAAGCGGTAAAAAAGTTTAAACAGGGAGACCGTGTTGCCGTAAATGTAGAAACTTTCTGCGGTGAGTGTTATTTCTGCAGGCGGGGTTATGTCAACAACTGTACCCATGAACACGGGGGATGGGCGCTGGGGTGCAGGATTGACGGCGGCCAGGCCGAATATGTCAGGGTGCCGTTTGCCGACAACGGACTTACGAAGATACCCGATGAAGTGACAGATGAGGCGGCGCTGTTTACAGGAGACATCCTTTCCACCGGTTACTGGGGGGCTTCCCTGGCGGAAATCAAACCCGCGGATACGGTAGCTGTTATTGGCGCAGGTCCTACCGGGCTGTGTACCCTGATGTGCGCAAGGCTTTACGGCCCCGGCGTGGTCATAGCCATTGATACGTCGGATGAACGGCTGGAGCTGGCTAAGGAACAGGGACTGGCAGATGTCATTATCAACCCGTTAAAGCAGGATGTGGAACAGGAGATAAAGAAGCTGACCCTTGGACGCGGCGCGGATGCCGTATTGGAAGTGGCAGGAGGCAGGGATACCTTCCGGATGGCATGGAGGATTGCCAGGCCCAATGCGGTGGTCTGTGTAGTGGCTTTATATGAAGAACCGCAGATGATCCCCTTACCGGACATGTACGGGAAGAATCTGGTTTTTAAAACAGGAGGAGTGGACGCTTCCAGCTGTGAGGAAATCATGAAACTGATAAAGGCCGGAAAACTGGATACCAGCTGCCTGATTACCCACAGAACAAAGCTTGAACACATTATGGAAGCCTATGATGTGTTTGAGAATAAGAAGGACCATGTGATAAAGTATGCAATTGAGGTATCATAA
- a CDS encoding AAA family ATPase, whose product MGRNCCITIERQYGSGGREVARILSERLGIPCYGRELLAVTAADNGISIEELKKLDEKRTGSLLHDLVLYAFRFQNYNKMQEPFDINKEVSDTIRRLARKGPCIFIGRCADFALDGECDVLKLFIYASSMEKRKRRICEVDDIAFEKAEEEIQKRDSQRSDYYHYFTGKNWGDMENYDACLNTSVLGYEGCADLIMKMME is encoded by the coding sequence ATGGGCAGGAACTGTTGTATCACCATTGAGCGTCAGTACGGAAGCGGAGGAAGGGAGGTGGCCCGTATCCTGTCGGAGCGCCTGGGGATTCCCTGCTATGGGCGGGAGCTGCTGGCAGTGACGGCGGCAGACAATGGAATCAGCATCGAGGAACTGAAAAAGCTGGATGAAAAGCGGACGGGAAGCCTGCTTCATGATTTGGTGCTGTATGCCTTCCGGTTCCAGAATTACAATAAGATGCAGGAGCCCTTTGATATCAATAAGGAGGTATCTGACACCATCCGCAGGCTGGCCCGGAAGGGACCGTGCATTTTTATCGGAAGATGCGCTGATTTCGCCCTGGACGGAGAATGCGATGTACTTAAACTGTTTATCTACGCTTCATCCATGGAGAAGCGCAAACGCCGTATATGCGAGGTGGATGACATTGCCTTTGAGAAGGCGGAGGAAGAAATACAGAAAAGGGACAGCCAGAGAAGCGACTATTATCACTATTTTACCGGAAAAAACTGGGGGGATATGGAAAATTATGATGCCTGTCTGAATACCTCTGTATTAGGATATGAGGGCTGTGCGGACCTGATTATGAAAATGATGGAATGA
- a CDS encoding doubled motif LPXTG anchor domain-containing protein, protein MKEKGRSRALHRKPYGLCKRFLAAMIAAVMVTTNIGTDLTTAYAAESSDSVTFEMSGSGLVTAIEEAIAAGSPLQEGDIDFTNGKTEQFEALFYGEGNIYEIYPEYDGGDMDAELRVFVRLPEDADDMYMVTGDEEIIFLYVNNGESSISCSTSITRMEDGKEKVKRTKKLTVKSYEAAFGDEEVNIISKPAETVPPETEPAETEPAETVPSETIPAETIPTETAPSEEIPTEAVPTEPDSSETTSSEANPAESEPAEPTPAETTEQTSQSQETQTPAGEEGQKETTASPTEGTDTGRQDTEESQKESEGSRPENTDKSEEISNNAKEEIEQKDNADKEQIHSEKQDDTPVASINRHYAPVVAVKTGDETASLPEKHDSDVRIEEGTKEKEEPKENAKADNTTKETAENQGSSADKTSGKTNVSSETGTSGSKESSSNPESSGNQESSASQESSGNPESSGNPESSGNPESSGNPESSGNQESSASPESSGNPEPSGTPEPSGPPESFGEAETPSQPAHPSGSEPSGESGDSEETEEGKTEESSPAESTGDIITDETPVITIETEPSRTPEETEAEDVHKVKAATSDDLVGIGYCSTARVYTTTVNTLKALNDFEGYKVTYAVYSQGTARIVDGPRGVEEGGSLTFGVKTQVGYDIQSVSANGELLEAGAPGDSADPDSADPGNAAENISWFTIEDVTDELEIEVYTTETDEHPEFSDTIMVNDGMIINLYAPEGVLPKGVTASAERVDSALEDSIRENAQEAASEEGKQVSSVAAYDINLWLGSQKLDAGIWNQEGAVTVTFSGVPVEEASQTAEEMSIVHVETEAADVKALEEVRDAVDVSGGRAVDALSFEAEHFSIYAVISKENITRTTVEVSKDETFRVKADRRYGGSWFVSDPRVVSIQNVKDINENGKWYSAADVKALKAGKKASIWYGNVVHNDYFNIIVNEAANQFHFKFNQDSSNISLWYSINGGGLLEMERGQVLQTDRTDTVSFYVKPAAGYVTPTTFEHRNGRSEAELAKARFGEGIYVDIADAPSTISTEHTSRDFSDANAEAVSMGCTNQFHYSYRDDAYQYREFKIQATPAKIQVKYDGNGAEGMAPVDYRTYTHPAIKNGDSYIDIKGSGNLKKNHFDFIGWELAETNVNQAGSKIYQQGDSLFVGDVWKDININPVTYVLTAKWMPKQYTLTTASDANSAIDQGKQYTYDADSLIRVNFTAKQGYRISGVAVDGVHLSGKALNEAVQNGWVEVDCKQDHYVSVTSVRTEYNLITRAENADITKGTKYSYSDTDTLDVKFKADKGYSVTGITVDGKSFTKDEIQAILAEADQQGYSHITLDRKQDHTVFVKADKTLYTLTARADENSWINPQTKSYEYKEFIMYKVKFGAKKGYQIQNIIVDEKELSGFEKTAAIAAGAYLFDYKSSHTIEVTTRINSYHLTTYSDHNSWITPSMDFTYDGTEKLKVEFGAKEGCSISGIWVDLRQYRGDELKEAVSRGYIEVDRDRDHIVSVTGKINEYKLTVGADENSRITEPKQEVTTFTYDSDKCLVVKFKANTGYRVSKVIVDDVSLEGAELLKALASHSVSVDRKGDHSVFVETSPMEYALTTGADLHSRITYPQDRIYTYSYDPEASIEVTFEAKTGYGISGVFVDARPLKGQELQDAIEAGSVSVDRKECHSVYVTSEARRYTLITDSDEYSSISQGGSYGYDAILPMLVRFRADTGYTISSITVDGQSLQGAEFERAAALGYVSLSRTRDHEVTVTSRIRQDLEYTVNYFFENDRGDFRIDRQYEHAQHVTNAEYGSDIVFDKTPALDKNGHHYALDHIDGDGKKVSLITLDNVVNVYYGIDEKGETNPEDSGKPTNPDGIPDRYQVTFTYRAGANGAMTGTVMEVATRRDSAGELSLYAPVRPTADGVEYLADDGFTFNNWKSSQPGYKTLMPNYVFDDTDDIAAHKFYCDTVFTANFLDNKNIHYDVEFYMQSQGRYQFRPTYTDARNDVPLHGMAKVTEQDLADKVESECTYVLDTSRRNITEAKVKEDGSTTLKLYFKQQFTVTYKPGSQGAFTEQSKSDYKYNDRLERFIGEKTPIDETMRFAGWMGMDGTVLQESQLPDTVTKNMIYTAVFEEDTVKSGFFVRKDKAARPDGNVPDPSYNYALFGEGFLHANPVMVPAPEGELNQSSEAVLERIAQWPENDTFTMDGKTYSMDDILWYRIQYEEGDPYEWHVDGELKHSIAVVFDLKGGTLNDSTDPLLTYSLQKYGVITDNLIPSLEGSAFSGWRVVESQDTGFKTDQLYQAPDINNHEFTGSVTFEAVWDINMYTVNVEMADKEFPANILDRKLLEQVPFGTDPEADGRLNGLIPESIDGADGNHYIYTGTLRKSYEPVQGVRENGTITVYYMTDNDGPDKKPDGIPDAYEIQFIFESSNEQQGRIRNNGTGAYGTVTEWKSLVELDSEGRIVIGADGEPVFWEDGVSPEGAVTAEANSGYALSGWTALMDDMNISFADLNEIRSTKYEHDVVFAAQWSAAGGNTPDTGGNSSSGSSGGSSSSGSGSGRRYVSANGGPGAVTLEETQVPLAEAPMTDMTVIDDGEIPLAPLPKTGNIMDRMSLTFLLSGIVLTLSVFDRRRHVK, encoded by the coding sequence ATGAAGGAGAAAGGAAGATCAAGAGCACTGCATAGAAAACCTTACGGTTTATGCAAAAGATTTCTTGCTGCCATGATTGCTGCGGTTATGGTTACCACTAATATTGGTACAGACCTTACGACAGCGTATGCAGCGGAATCTTCTGACAGCGTAACCTTCGAGATGAGCGGTTCCGGCCTGGTTACCGCAATTGAAGAAGCAATTGCTGCAGGAAGTCCCCTTCAGGAGGGGGATATTGACTTTACCAACGGCAAGACAGAACAGTTTGAGGCATTATTTTATGGTGAAGGAAATATATATGAGATTTATCCGGAATACGACGGAGGAGACATGGACGCGGAGCTGCGTGTATTTGTCCGGCTTCCGGAGGATGCGGATGACATGTATATGGTCACCGGAGATGAGGAAATTATATTCCTGTATGTGAATAATGGAGAAAGCTCCATCAGCTGTTCCACGTCCATCACCAGAATGGAGGATGGAAAGGAGAAGGTAAAGAGAACAAAGAAACTTACTGTTAAAAGCTACGAGGCTGCATTTGGAGATGAGGAAGTAAATATCATATCCAAGCCGGCGGAGACGGTACCGCCAGAAACAGAACCGGCAGAAACAGAACCGGCAGAAACAGTACCGTCAGAAACAATACCAGCAGAAACAATACCAACAGAAACAGCACCGTCAGAAGAGATTCCAACAGAAGCAGTTCCGACAGAACCTGACTCATCGGAAACGACTTCGTCAGAAGCTAATCCAGCAGAGTCAGAACCGGCAGAACCAACTCCGGCAGAAACCACAGAACAGACCTCTCAGAGTCAGGAGACACAGACACCTGCAGGAGAGGAAGGACAGAAGGAAACAACTGCTTCACCAACAGAGGGTACAGACACAGGCAGACAGGATACAGAAGAGTCTCAAAAGGAATCAGAAGGCTCCCGGCCTGAGAATACAGATAAGTCCGAGGAAATATCCAATAACGCAAAAGAAGAAATAGAACAGAAGGACAATGCAGATAAGGAGCAGATTCATTCTGAGAAACAGGATGATACACCTGTTGCATCCATTAACCGTCACTATGCGCCTGTTGTTGCTGTAAAGACAGGTGATGAGACAGCCTCCCTTCCTGAAAAGCATGATTCAGATGTGAGAATTGAAGAGGGCACAAAAGAAAAAGAAGAACCAAAAGAAAACGCAAAAGCAGACAACACAACAAAAGAGACTGCTGAAAATCAAGGCAGCAGTGCAGATAAAACATCTGGAAAGACAAATGTGTCCAGTGAGACGGGAACATCCGGAAGTAAAGAATCATCAAGTAATCCGGAATCATCCGGTAACCAGGAGTCATCCGCCAGTCAGGAATCATCCGGCAATCCAGAGTCATCCGGTAATCCAGAATCATCCGGTAATCCAGAGTCATCCGGTAATCCGGAATCATCCGGCAACCAGGAGTCATCCGCCAGTCCGGAATCATCCGGTAATCCGGAGCCATCCGGCACCCCAGAGCCATCCGGCCCCCCGGAATCATTCGGCGAGGCAGAAACACCCAGCCAGCCGGCACACCCCAGCGGCTCAGAACCGTCCGGCGAATCTGGTGATAGCGAGGAAACTGAGGAGGGGAAAACAGAAGAGTCCTCTCCGGCTGAATCAACGGGAGACATCATAACCGATGAAACACCTGTGATTACCATAGAGACAGAGCCATCCCGGACACCGGAGGAAACAGAGGCAGAAGACGTCCATAAGGTGAAAGCAGCCACATCCGATGACCTTGTGGGAATCGGGTATTGCAGCACGGCCAGGGTTTATACCACCACGGTCAATACGCTGAAAGCATTGAATGATTTCGAGGGTTATAAGGTAACATATGCTGTCTATTCACAGGGAACAGCCCGCATTGTAGATGGACCGCGCGGTGTTGAGGAAGGCGGAAGCCTTACATTTGGCGTTAAAACCCAGGTTGGCTATGATATACAGTCAGTATCGGCCAATGGTGAACTCTTAGAGGCGGGAGCCCCGGGGGATTCAGCTGACCCGGATTCAGCAGATCCGGGGAACGCGGCGGAAAATATATCCTGGTTCACCATAGAGGATGTGACGGATGAACTGGAGATTGAGGTATATACCACTGAAACAGACGAACATCCGGAATTTTCTGATACCATTATGGTGAATGATGGTATGATTATAAACCTTTACGCGCCTGAAGGCGTATTGCCAAAAGGCGTGACCGCTTCTGCGGAACGGGTGGATTCTGCTCTTGAGGATTCCATACGGGAAAATGCCCAGGAAGCTGCTTCTGAAGAGGGAAAGCAGGTTTCATCAGTGGCTGCTTATGATATAAATTTGTGGCTTGGAAGCCAGAAGCTGGACGCTGGAATCTGGAACCAGGAAGGCGCTGTGACAGTTACATTTTCAGGAGTTCCTGTAGAGGAAGCCAGCCAGACTGCCGAAGAAATGTCCATTGTTCATGTGGAGACAGAAGCCGCGGATGTGAAGGCTTTAGAGGAGGTCCGGGACGCAGTGGATGTGTCCGGCGGCAGAGCGGTGGATGCGTTAAGCTTTGAGGCGGAGCATTTCTCCATCTATGCGGTAATAAGCAAAGAAAATATAACCAGGACTACCGTGGAAGTAAGTAAGGACGAGACGTTCCGGGTAAAAGCAGACAGAAGATATGGAGGCTCATGGTTCGTATCAGATCCAAGGGTGGTTTCAATCCAAAACGTGAAGGATATCAATGAGAATGGAAAATGGTATTCAGCAGCGGATGTTAAAGCGCTGAAAGCCGGCAAAAAGGCCAGTATATGGTACGGAAACGTAGTGCACAATGATTATTTCAACATCATTGTCAATGAAGCAGCCAACCAGTTCCATTTCAAATTCAACCAGGATTCCTCCAACATATCATTATGGTACAGCATCAACGGCGGCGGACTCTTGGAGATGGAAAGAGGACAGGTCCTTCAGACTGACAGAACAGACACGGTGTCCTTCTATGTAAAACCGGCCGCCGGGTATGTGACTCCTACCACCTTTGAGCACAGAAACGGCAGGTCCGAGGCAGAGCTGGCAAAAGCACGGTTTGGAGAAGGCATCTATGTGGATATTGCAGACGCGCCCTCAACCATCTCTACAGAGCATACAAGCAGAGATTTTTCGGATGCAAATGCGGAAGCGGTATCCATGGGCTGTACCAACCAGTTCCATTACTCTTACAGGGATGATGCTTACCAATACAGGGAATTTAAAATTCAGGCAACGCCTGCAAAGATTCAGGTAAAGTATGACGGCAATGGAGCAGAAGGAATGGCTCCGGTTGACTACAGAACCTATACCCATCCTGCAATCAAGAATGGAGACAGCTATATTGATATCAAGGGTTCAGGGAACCTGAAAAAGAATCATTTTGATTTTATTGGATGGGAACTGGCTGAGACAAATGTGAATCAGGCCGGCAGTAAGATATATCAGCAGGGTGACAGTCTGTTTGTGGGTGATGTTTGGAAGGATATAAATATAAATCCGGTTACCTATGTCCTCACTGCCAAATGGATGCCCAAACAGTATACGCTTACCACGGCTTCCGACGCAAACTCTGCCATTGACCAGGGCAAACAATATACTTACGACGCAGATTCTCTTATCAGGGTAAATTTTACGGCCAAGCAGGGATACCGGATATCCGGTGTCGCGGTGGATGGCGTACATCTGTCAGGAAAAGCTTTGAATGAGGCTGTGCAGAACGGCTGGGTGGAAGTGGACTGCAAACAGGACCATTATGTATCGGTTACTTCTGTCAGGACGGAATATAACCTTATAACCAGGGCTGAGAATGCTGATATTACTAAGGGTACAAAATATTCCTACAGTGACACGGATACATTGGATGTTAAATTTAAAGCAGACAAGGGCTATTCGGTTACCGGCATTACCGTGGATGGAAAATCCTTCACAAAGGATGAAATCCAGGCCATATTGGCCGAGGCGGACCAGCAGGGTTACAGTCATATAACACTGGACCGTAAGCAGGACCACACAGTGTTCGTCAAGGCAGATAAGACACTCTATACATTGACGGCTAGGGCAGATGAAAATTCCTGGATTAACCCTCAGACAAAGAGCTATGAGTACAAAGAGTTCATCATGTATAAGGTCAAATTCGGGGCAAAGAAAGGTTACCAGATACAGAATATCATTGTAGATGAAAAAGAATTAAGCGGGTTTGAAAAGACAGCCGCCATAGCGGCCGGGGCATACCTGTTTGATTATAAGAGCAGCCATACCATCGAAGTGACCACCAGGATAAACAGTTATCATTTGACCACATATTCAGACCATAACAGCTGGATTACCCCATCTATGGATTTCACCTACGATGGAACGGAAAAACTTAAGGTGGAATTCGGCGCCAAGGAAGGCTGCTCCATATCCGGTATATGGGTGGATTTACGCCAATACAGAGGAGATGAACTGAAGGAGGCGGTTTCCAGGGGATACATTGAAGTGGATCGGGACCGTGACCACATAGTATCTGTCACCGGTAAGATTAATGAATACAAGCTGACCGTTGGGGCAGATGAAAACAGCCGGATTACAGAACCTAAACAGGAGGTTACCACCTTTACCTATGATTCGGACAAATGCCTGGTGGTTAAGTTCAAGGCTAATACAGGCTACAGAGTCAGCAAGGTGATCGTGGATGACGTTTCCCTGGAGGGAGCGGAGCTTCTGAAGGCACTGGCCTCTCATTCTGTTTCAGTGGACCGCAAGGGCGACCACAGCGTATTTGTAGAGACCAGTCCCATGGAATATGCCCTTACCACCGGCGCAGACCTGCACAGCCGGATTACGTACCCTCAGGATAGGATTTATACGTACAGCTATGACCCGGAGGCATCCATAGAGGTTACCTTTGAGGCAAAAACAGGTTACGGAATTTCCGGAGTATTTGTAGATGCCCGTCCTCTAAAGGGACAGGAACTGCAGGATGCCATTGAAGCGGGCAGTGTAAGCGTTGACAGAAAGGAATGCCACTCTGTCTATGTGACATCGGAGGCCAGGCGGTATACCCTGATTACGGATTCGGATGAATACTCCAGCATCAGCCAGGGCGGAAGTTACGGATATGACGCAATACTTCCCATGCTGGTAAGGTTCCGTGCGGATACAGGTTACACCATCAGCAGTATCACTGTGGACGGCCAGTCTCTTCAGGGAGCAGAGTTTGAAAGGGCGGCGGCTTTGGGGTATGTATCCCTGTCACGTACCCGGGACCATGAAGTGACGGTCACCAGCCGGATTCGTCAGGATTTGGAATATACGGTAAATTACTTCTTTGAGAATGACCGGGGGGATTTCCGCATTGACAGGCAGTATGAACACGCGCAGCATGTGACAAATGCTGAGTATGGTTCAGACATTGTGTTTGATAAGACACCTGCCCTGGATAAGAACGGACACCATTATGCCCTGGACCACATTGACGGGGACGGAAAGAAAGTATCACTGATTACACTGGACAACGTGGTGAATGTCTACTATGGCATTGATGAAAAAGGAGAGACGAATCCGGAGGACAGCGGAAAGCCTACAAATCCTGACGGCATACCGGACCGGTACCAGGTTACCTTTACCTACAGGGCCGGTGCCAACGGCGCCATGACAGGAACTGTCATGGAGGTGGCTACACGGAGAGATTCCGCCGGAGAGCTGAGCCTGTACGCTCCTGTAAGGCCGACTGCGGATGGCGTGGAATACCTTGCGGATGACGGGTTTACATTTAACAATTGGAAATCCAGCCAACCCGGCTATAAAACGCTGATGCCAAATTATGTGTTTGATGATACAGATGACATAGCTGCGCATAAGTTCTACTGCGACACTGTATTTACAGCTAATTTCCTTGACAATAAGAACATTCATTACGATGTGGAGTTTTACATGCAGTCCCAGGGACGTTATCAATTCCGGCCCACATACACGGATGCAAGAAATGACGTTCCTCTTCATGGGATGGCCAAAGTAACAGAACAGGATTTGGCGGATAAGGTTGAGAGTGAGTGTACCTATGTTCTGGATACAAGCAGAAGGAACATCACAGAAGCCAAGGTGAAGGAGGACGGTTCCACTACATTAAAACTTTACTTTAAGCAGCAGTTTACCGTGACATATAAGCCGGGCAGTCAAGGAGCTTTTACAGAGCAGTCAAAGAGTGATTATAAATACAATGACAGGCTGGAGCGCTTTATCGGTGAAAAGACGCCAATAGATGAGACAATGCGGTTTGCAGGCTGGATGGGTATGGATGGAACGGTCCTGCAGGAAAGCCAGCTTCCTGATACGGTTACAAAGAATATGATATATACAGCTGTATTTGAGGAAGATACAGTCAAGAGCGGCTTCTTTGTGAGAAAAGACAAGGCTGCAAGGCCGGACGGCAATGTGCCGGATCCCTCTTACAATTATGCATTGTTCGGCGAAGGCTTCCTTCATGCGAATCCGGTGATGGTACCGGCGCCGGAAGGTGAACTGAACCAGAGCAGTGAGGCGGTTTTAGAGCGCATAGCACAGTGGCCGGAGAACGATACATTTACCATGGACGGTAAGACCTATTCCATGGACGATATCTTATGGTACAGGATCCAGTATGAGGAAGGCGACCCATATGAATGGCATGTGGACGGAGAGCTGAAGCACAGCATAGCAGTTGTTTTTGATTTGAAGGGCGGAACATTGAATGATTCTACGGACCCGCTGCTGACCTACAGCCTGCAGAAATATGGGGTGATTACAGACAACCTGATTCCTTCACTGGAGGGAAGCGCATTTAGCGGCTGGAGGGTTGTGGAATCCCAGGATACGGGATTTAAGACCGATCAGTTATATCAGGCACCGGATATCAACAACCATGAGTTTACGGGCAGCGTTACCTTTGAAGCAGTTTGGGATATTAATATGTATACTGTAAATGTGGAGATGGCAGACAAGGAATTTCCCGCGAATATACTTGACAGAAAGCTTCTGGAACAGGTGCCCTTTGGGACGGATCCGGAAGCAGACGGCAGGCTGAATGGACTGATTCCTGAATCAATCGACGGGGCAGACGGAAACCATTATATCTATACCGGAACGCTCAGGAAGTCCTATGAACCTGTTCAGGGCGTCAGGGAAAATGGAACCATAACCGTCTACTACATGACAGATAACGATGGACCGGATAAAAAGCCCGATGGAATTCCGGATGCCTATGAGATTCAGTTTATCTTTGAATCCTCCAACGAGCAGCAGGGACGTATCCGGAACAACGGTACAGGGGCATATGGAACCGTTACGGAGTGGAAGAGCCTGGTAGAGCTTGATTCAGAAGGACGCATTGTTATTGGAGCGGACGGAGAACCTGTATTTTGGGAGGATGGGGTGAGCCCTGAGGGGGCCGTTACGGCTGAAGCCAATTCCGGCTATGCACTTTCCGGATGGACTGCGCTTATGGACGATATGAATATTTCGTTTGCTGATTTAAATGAAATCAGGAGCACTAAGTATGAGCATGACGTAGTGTTTGCAGCCCAGTGGTCCGCAGCAGGCGGTAACACCCCTGATACCGGAGGAAACAGCAGTTCGGGCAGTTCCGGCGGAAGCAGCAGCTCAGGAAGCGGATCAGGCAGAAGGTATGTATCCGCAAATGGAGGCCCCGGAGCAGTTACCCTGGAGGAAACTCAGGTTCCGCTGGCCGAAGCACCTATGACGGATATGACAGTTATTGATGACGGTGAGATACCGTTAGCTCCCCTTCCAAAAACTGGTAATATAATGGACAGGATGAGCCTGACGTTCCTTCTTTCTGGAATCGTACTTACCTTATCGGTATTTGACAGAAGAAGGCATGTTAAGTAA